From Fundulus heteroclitus isolate FHET01 chromosome 5, MU-UCD_Fhet_4.1, whole genome shotgun sequence, a single genomic window includes:
- the commd1 gene encoding COMM domain-containing protein 1: MADVEATKSLNGLLNGLAQMVYYNKSEITEDLLKNELYPEMAPEEFKALYEKMKGLVKSIATADMDHAQLEAFLTAQTKRQGGSGLSAEQAAALSRFWKSQRVRVRESLLAQCRWEPTLRGLSWRVDLQTGDSSGNADHRGPVALMELELGRSGQDSEFVCLEFDETKVNQVLKKMADIQESIDRIVHST; the protein is encoded by the exons ATGGCGGATGTGGAGGCAACCAAATCGTTGAACGGTCTGCTGAATGGATTAGCTCAAATGGTGTATTACAATAAAAGCGAAATTACAGAAGACCTGCTGAAAAATGAGCTGTACCCGGAAATGGCGCCGGAGGAATTCAAGGCATTGTACGAAAAAATGAAAGGACTCGTAAAG TCCATTGCCACAGCCGACATGGACCATGCCCAGCTGGAGGCCTTCCTCACAGCCCAGACCAAGAGGCAGGGTGGCAGCGGGCTGAGTGCTGAGCAGGCTGCCGCCCTCTCCCGCTTCTGGAAGAGCCAGCGAGTGCGGGTGAGGGAGAGCTTGCTGGCTCAGTGTCGCTGGGAACCCACGCTCAGAGGTCTCTCCTGGAGAGTGGACCTGCAAACTGGTGACAGCTCTGGGAACGCTGACCACAGGGGGCCCGTCGCCCTGATGGAGCTGGAGCTCGGCAGATCTGGGCAG GACTCTGAGTTTGTGTGTCTGGAGTTTGACGAAACCAAGGTGAACCAGGTGCTGAAGAAGATGGCTGACATCCAGGAGAGCATAGACAGAATAGTTCACAGCACATGA
- the LOC105931208 gene encoding translation initiation factor IF-2, protein MAVLRWVVLVLAFFLSPQSSLAAVEENWLKDIVLHIRNEYELGDTYSLAVNVPVNQDPDSLTEVLQDDPADSVKQALSLGQVYQGTRIVAAAQSDALARVLEKMQPLIKSSEGNVLIVYSEGYPKANGIASKITSIIQNWRNYAFVFSKVADVADAEEFKQQELSKFGLENIFRCYEPDDSFRCTSCRAGSGVAPSCVADTVQSNDEQEAGTEIGSPATDSGTDEGYDSGPNNWLGPSLAISSNQDIDENPNVAEGMADIMGGRRARKGRNRQKGKKGEMLKGEGEQGKLGQGGKVKEGGKRGRGGRVRKGGRRGRGGRVRKGGRRGRGGRVRKGGRRRRGGRVRKGGRSRRGGRVRKGGRRGRGGRVRKGGRSRRGGRVRKGGRRGRGGRVRKGGRSRRGGRVRKGGRRGRGGRVRKGGRRGRGGRVRRGGRSRRGGRMRRGGRRRRGGRVRRGGRSRRGGRMRRGGRRRRSRRWG, encoded by the exons ATGGCTGTCCTGCGCtgggtggttctggttctggccttCTTCCTGTCTCCTCAAAGCAGTTTAGCTGCAGTAGAAGAGAACTGGCTAAAAGATATTGTACTGCACATCAGGAATGA GTATGAACTGGGTGACACCTACAGTCTGGCTGTGAATGTCCCTGTGAACCAAGACCCAGACAGTCTTACAGAAGTTCTCCAGGATGACCCAGCAGATTCAGTGAAACAAGCTCTGTCGCTTGGTCAAGTGTACCAAGGCACCAGGATTGTTGCAGCAGCCCAGTCCGACGCACTGGCTCGTGTTCTAGAGAAAATGCAGCCCCTCATAAAAAGCAGTGAGGGCAATGTCCTCATAGTCTACTCTGAAGGGTACCCGAAGGCAAATGGCATCGCAAGCAAGATCACTAGCATTATTCAAAACTGGAGAAATtatgcttttgtgttttctaaGGTGGCTGATGTTGCTGATGCTGAAGAGTTCAAGCAGCAAGAGCTTTCAAAGTTTGGGCTTGAAAACATATTCCGTTGTTATGAGCCAGATGATTCTTTTCGGTGCACAAGCTGCAGAGCAGGTAGTGGTGTTGCACCGTCCTGTGTTGCAGACACGGTGCAATCAAATGACGAGCAAGAGGCAGGTACAGAAATAGGGTCACCTGCCACGGATTCAGGCACTGATGAAGGCTATGATTCGGGTCCAAATAACTGGCTTGGCCCCTCTCTGGCCATAAGCAGCAACCAAGATATTGATGAAAACCCTAATGTAGCTGAAGGAATGGCTGATATCATGGGGGGACGGAGAGCGAGAAAGGGCAGGAACAGgcaaaagggaaagaaaggcGAAATGCTAAAAGGAGAAGGTGAACAAGGGAAACTAGGGCAAGGTGGTAAGGTGAAAGAAGGAGGTAAACGTGGGAGAGGCGGCAGGGTGAGGAAAGGAGGCAGAAGAGGGAGAGGCGGCAGGGTGAGGAAAGGTGGCAGACGTGGGAGAGGAGGCAGGGTGAGGAAAGGAGGCAGACGTAGGAGAGGAGGCAGGGTGAGGAAAGGaggcagaagcaggagaggaggCAGGGTGAGGAAAGGAGGCAGAAGAGGGAGAGGAGGCAGGGTGAGGAAAGGaggcagaagcaggagaggaggCAGGGTGAGGAAAGGAGGCAGAAGAGGGAGAGGAGGCAGGGTGAGGAAAGGaggcagaagcaggagaggaggCAGGGTGAGGAAAGGAGGCAGAAGAGGGAGAGGCGGCAGGGTGAGGAAAGGAGGCAGAAGAGGGAGAGGCGGCAGGGTGAGGAGAGGaggcagaagcaggagaggaggcaggatgaggagaggaggaagacgtAGGAGAGGCGGCAGGGTGAGGAGAGGaggcagaagcaggagaggaggcaggatgaggagaggaggaagacgtAGGAGAAGCAGGAGATGGGGGTAG